The DNA window TATTATCTtgtgataaaacttgaaagtATTTAAATATGTGTGTAATATAGCACTTCAAATAGGAAATACAAAGTAAAAAGtttaacattttatttcttgAGCATTAAAAGAAGtcaattattcacatttttatataatttacatttatatgtacattgatattattataatgattttgaatgaatttaATGCTGCAATTctctaaaaaaattgaaaactttattattcaATTAGAAGAATCACGAAATACATCTTGAACAAAACTAGATGTTGAAGACTCGAAGgcaagctaaaaaaaaaaaagaataaggtgGCATTGAGATAAGAACATAGAAAACAAAAGCACAACAAATTGTTTATGTAGTTCGGTTTCCATATGTTTGCTGAGCCTAGCTTCGTGAGTAAATTCACTATCTTTAATCTTGATATGAATTCAATGATACCACAAAAGCATACTTGAAATATTACTATTgattcatttattcattcaagATTTCCAAAACATAAaggataatttcatatatatatctatatatatatatgcacatacatACACATAGTACTTAGTTAACACATCATTGGATTTTCAACTTCAAGTTCTAAACAAATTCTTATGAGAATTTATATTACTACTTACTCGAGTTTTGGAGGCAAAAAGGGTTATGATGTTAGGCCCATACTTTCTATATATTACCTACTCAAAAGTATATTCACTATACTAAGCTTCGAGATAGTCTTACTCATTCATGAGTCGAGGTATTCCTCAGGATTTTCTTCCATTTCTAGTTTTGGCTGTCACTTGAATCTTCATTCAGATTCCAGTTTGGGTCTATCTTTGGatcctcttttgtttttttctccaAAATAGGTATGGAGtttattaaatttctatttaGCTTTCTAGTACGATATTTGCTTAACAACGGTGTTCCAGGAGCCATTCACTTCCCGTTACATCTATGTAGTCCTTAACGCAATGTTATAACTCTCTTTGTACTGTAGAAGGTTGTGATCACGACAAACCATTTGACTAAATTTCTATACTTCAATGGCTTCATCTTTTCCTAAAGTTTTCCCAAAGGCATCAATTGTTCAACCTCTATCAGGGTGCCTTTCAGAGTGAGGTATTGTACCTTATCTTCTCGGATCAATCCATGTCCCTTCCAAAACAACTTCTTACATCATACAACTTACCATAATGGGATGTTGGATGATACAATCACTCAATCTCATCCTATAATCTTAATTTCCTTCATCAGATTATCTACACCTTCACATTTCTCTTGCACAGTAATTACCTCAGATACACGCATCACTACTGCCATAATTGTGtgttaactaaaaaaatttcatatagATTCTATTCATCATAATACTCATCCTCATATACTCTTTAGTTCATGaaacaattcatataaaatttgaTGCTAACCCATTTTCCTAAGATTTCGTCACCTCAAAGAATCAATGATAGTATAACTtcatgaatgtaacacccctcacctgacCTACTCGTCGGGTCCGAGCTGTAGTATGTTACATTCGTTGCCGGAGCAACTACAAATGGTTTTTGCAACATTAAACcaattatatatacaaataagtatcATTCACATTCAAAACATACAACACAATTATTTTTGGGTCCCAtacaagcttatgaaagctttttTTGTTAACTCAAgcatgaattaggaccaaattgtaaagttttaaaattctCAAACTGAAATCGTCACTTCATAATCTCCACATCATGACATTGTTATCACAGTAGGTTACGTTGCGACGTCACTCATTGTCAAATCGTGTCACGATGTTGGGGACTCGAGGTCACGACATTGCCCTTGTTTTGGTAACTTTACACTTTGGTACCTATTCATTTGTTTCATCCAAAACAAAGTCATTACACAATTACACATACTACCTCTACCTATGCTAAAACATgtaaaattcaagctaaattaAGTTCATGACACTTATGACAATGATTATTCAAAAGATCTAAACATTTATGCACAAAACTTAAACATATTCATACCATCAATTAAATAACTTGCCATTTCTTTCTATATTCAAATCCTAGCATATAAATATGTCAAGTGCAAATTTGAAAACATCACCTAAATAGCATCATCCATAGCTTAATTTATACATCATTTGATACACACACTAGTTTCACATGCTAATTAGCCTTTAAGTCAAATTTAAGCATACCATTTCACCAAACAATTGACCAATTCCAAAACAACTTatccttatatacatgccacaacctttaaaccaaaataaacatattactcCTAATTTagtgatagtgtgagcttttGTGATGATCCGGCTCGGTGAGTTCCGCAAGGTGGCGATCTAAAAATGAAGGAAACAACTAAGGTAAGCATTAagaattcttagtaagttcaaatgaaaaATACTACACTTACCTTAATGTTGTGAAGGTATAAATGCAACCTTAGTTTGGCATATTGTTGGCTAGAACATAGCACTCAAAGCATAATCAATGTGAGCAAATAGCAAAATCCATAATCATTATATGTTACATATAATCGAAGCATACTAATTTTCATTACTTTTGATATACTTATTACTATGACACATTCCATCAACAAACCATAAGTGCATACCAAGTAAACATGATTGAATACATTCACCTTTTCATTTTTAATCAATAATATGCATATATTACAAATAAATTCATTCCATGACATTCTATTTGTCTATTAAGCACAATTCATTAcattttcaagtttttaattccatttataacTTTCACCCAATGGAACCCTAGTAAAACAGACTCGGATACACGGgtgaactacaccacaccaaattGCTCATCTGAgatcaatatatatacatattaggtTACCAGTCCAGGCCAAACCTATATCACGGCACATCAAGTTACTCGTTTGAGTTAAACATGTGTCATATAATACCCCAGAATCCACAACGAATATTGGATCTCGCTAAAATCTGTAATAATCCCTGTACAAGCACACACAAGACACTACTAGCACGTCAATCGTATCCTAACATTTTACTAAGATCACACGgacatcaatttcacattttttgaTGTTATCCCTGTAATTATCCATATTTCATATTGTACCCTATATATGATCGCATGTTTCAATTACATGCCCTGTACACAATCAAACTTTCACTTTTATACCCTACATTACTTCATTATAGCCAAATATCACataacatttcaatttaatccatactaGCCATatatatcaaattcactaattttctaaatttgtttacatatatataaatggaatcaatgtaacaccccttgcccgacCTAATCGCCAACATTAATCTCAATATATTTTCAAATCAACGTATGAATCCTGTCAGTCAGATGTAGCTTTCAAGGTCCCGACTAATTTCGTCTCTATCTTCTGTCTCTCACACCAAATTTGCTTTTGCTATCTGTCTTTCACCCAACTATGATCAGCATAATGGTGTtcaacatttacgaccatataaagcttcttaatgtgccattttgatgcttaattggtagctattgttgtaggcaaattcagcCAAAGGAAAGAATCTTTCCCAATTTTCTTCAAATTCAATAACGCAACAACTCAGGTTGTCTTTGAGTTCTTGGATTACTCATTCAGATTGAACATCAATAAGACCAAGAAGAGATCTATATGCCTAGAGTGAGATCAAAAGAAGAACCTAGGTGGTATCTTTTAGTCTTGCATGAGACCTAGAGGAGATTCTTAGCTAAGAGTGACAAACAATATAATCAACATAGGTTTATTAGCTTAGTTAGCGATTAACGAATCAATCGACcatcattttatcattttcattgtcTAAAGCAATAGGGAAGAAAATTATATTAGTtagtttaattgataatttaaatttagtttataaaaaaaatatttgaacttgCACTAGTAATTTCTGACTCAATTAGATTGGTAATTGTTTAACTTGTAATCAActtgataaacacatttaccaATTTGGCAATCttttgggtttgatccttggaatactcaaagtgttccattgtaacacttgtaaatattacaactaacctATCACACTTGCAACATACcgatatatatttaattttaattgtgttgATCCATTGTCCCAGTGTACGCATGACAAGGTGCATCTCACATGTTCAGTTAAAAAAGGCTTTCTTTTGCATATTATGTTTCCTTTTAACTGTACACATGTCTTTCAAAAACTTAGCATAAGACAGAACTTGTTTAATCCCATCCAATAAAGGAATATTAATCTTGACTTgtttgaaaatttctaaaattttcaaatagtttcATATTCCGTATTGGTTTCAATATTTAAGGGAAAGGAGCAGAAACCCTACATTTTTCTTTATCTAGGTTGTTAAAACTTTTAGGCCTACCATCACCCTCACCACTACTTTGCAAAGCGAAAGAGGGCTCTTGGGATTTGGAAGGAATGCTTTTAGCAATGACCTTCCCACTTTGAAGAGTTGTGATAGAGTTCACATCTTCTTTTTGAATTTTGTTGGGATAAGAAACATGACACTGAGTAGAAGGATTAGGTTGAGGTTGATCAGGAAATTTACATTTTTCTTGAATGTGCAATGAGGCTGTCAACATAAAAAGTGTGTTCTTGATTTCATTGATATCTTGTGAAGTCTAATTGTTGACATTTGTTTGTGTCTGTATGAATTCTTACAATGTCtcctctaaaattttgacatgcgGAGGTGGATGGGTCATGGTGGTGGGAGGTTTTTGAGACTATAGGGGAAGCGAGCACGATTATTATCCTACCAGTTGAAGTTAGGATGGTTTATCTATTGAGAGTTGTAAGTGTTTGAGTATGGAGTGAAagggggttttttttttaatgttttcacAATATTCGCTTGATCATGCAACATTTCTTTGAAAGTGAAATGTTTGGACATTCAAGAGTAGACTGTCCCATGATTTCACAAATATGAGAAATTTCTTTAGTTTTTTCTAGTTTAACTTCTTGTACTTTCCGAAGCTCCATGGCTTCAACCTTTCTAGTTAAACTAGCCATCCTAGCACTTAATAGATagtatattagtctttcaatcggtttgctacCTAGGATAAAAACATAGCTTGGTGTCGATTTTCGCAAACCTAGCATGTTTGAAAGTCAGAATCAATATATTTGATAGGAGTAAGATCTATTTCCAAATACACAAGAATATAATATCTTGTTCTACGTAAATACTTAAGTATATGCTTAATTTCTTGTCAATCTCTTGGTCCAGGATTCGCCTTATATCGACTTACCAACCCCACTGCAAAACAGATATCTGGGCGTATGCATAACATAGCATACATAAGACTTCCTACTACCAAAGCATAAGGAACATTTGTTATGTTCTCTCTTCAGATACATTGGACCCATACttccaaaaaggaaaaaagcaTTTAATTGATAGGCTCTTGGCAATTTCGTTTCAAGGTAAGTTTCTAATTAATTGCATTGAGAATTTGGTGCCCCATATTTTGACTATATACACTTTACCCTGTTTGGTAATtatgaaaagaacaaaaagatGAAACCATCAAAGGGAAAAaacttatattaataattaaatatataaaatcacagatgtaatataaatttcaattgaagaaataatttttccattttcattttaaaatttttccaacaaAAATTGAGTTTtcgaagaagaagagaaataaaGTTGACGCATATGATCAACCAATACATGAGGATGTGGATTTGAGTGCACTAAAgcgcattatccttctatttataggttggagAGGGGCTATAGatagttctagacattgtatcaaaaagagctAATATGATCAGAACCCATTGTTAGGCTACGATCGTTAAATTTGCCGGGGTATCTCTTAATAGGCAATATACCAGAAAACATTGGCAACATAGAGTTAATAGAATCTCTTGATTTGTTGTTGAATCAATTTAATGGTGAAATCCTTCCAAGTTTCTCCAATTTGAATTTCTTGAATCACTTCAATGTCTCCTACAACAACTTGACGGGACAAATCCCAACAAGCATTCAACTTCAAAGCTTTGAAAACTTGTCTtacgtggacaatcatctttgtgGACCTCCTCTCACTAAGAACTGCAACACAAAAGGTTGTTCAACTGATATTACGAATAATGGAGGTAGCGATGAAGGAAGTAAAGTGAATTGGCTTTATATCAGCATAGTTATTGGCTTTGTAATGAGATTTTGGGGTGTAGTGGCTCCCTTGTTTTTCATCGAGTCTTGGAGGTATGCATACTATCAAAAGTTGAACCATGTTGGTCGAAAGCTGTATGTGTTTGGAGCTACTATAGGAATGTAGTTTGATGGCAGAAAAAAACATGTCTAATTATGAGTTTAGATTTAGTACTCAGTACATGATTGGTGTTTTTCCTTTTGCAACAATAAACGTCATTTCAAGCTTGTATAAATTATTGAAAGTATGTTTTGATAATGTATGATTGTGTTTAACTGTATTCCAATATGAAGATGTTGTTGGGTTAAAGAGTGCAATAGGGTGAATTTTTACTAACTTTTGTGCAGCTGATTAACTTCAACAATTTACAAATCTAGCATAtcttgttaaatttatgtttttctaGGAAATTTTGTGAGGAATTCAAAAAAATCATGCTGGCCTCtcatttagtaaaatttattttttttccctaGTGATGGGCATGATAGAAAAGCCTGATTTTaggcaaaacaaaaacaaaaatgaaaacattttaaaataaaattagtactAGACACACAAGAGTACTATAGGTAAAGTATTTAGCAGTTGCTAAACTAAATCTCGGATTACATTTTGAGCCTTTTAcgaaaataggtaaattaatttAGCTACACTAAACGAACGAGTCTTTGTTAAATTTGTGATGTTAAATACTTATTTTGATGTTCTGTAGATAAGgcataataacatatttaacccTCGACTTTTATGTCTTTAGTCAATTTGGCCTCCAATCTTTTATGTAGAGTAAATTAGGCTTCAAACTTTCCATTGTTGGTAtgatattatttagtattttatgTCACATCCACAAATAAAATTTGAATGAGATTatctttttgttaaatttatattttggttaaatcaaatcaaattttgatgtataatttattaaaattaagtaaattgtTGAGAATGAATATTGATTCAGATAGATATTATGGTAAAAACTCAATTTagctttttctattttgttgcgCTTTATTTAGCTCTCAGACTTTTATCATTTAGTCTTTTAAGTGTTTACGCAGGACGTCAAACATTGATGCGGCATCATATGTTACAGTCCGTCTGTATTTCATTTTACtgtcatattatattatttaatctcTCACCTtcgtaaataattttaaaataaaaaaagtcaatTAAGTCTTAATTATTTAAGGATTGGAAATAAGTTATAAATAGtgttaaatattgtataaaaaaactaaaataattccAAGACCCCAAATTTCCAACTTGAATTTTCCACAAGAATTATTTTATAGTCCGTTGAATATTTCCATGCTTTGAAATATTTGGTCTATATATACaccttgaatttattttttaaaatgtttatattgTGAATTCTgggtaatatttatatatttgtgtgcTCATATGacatttaattttcatatgaTTATGAAGGTTATTGAAGTATTAGTTACACTCTAATATGAATTTCAATCATccaattgaatttatttttttaaaattcctcAAGTCAACAATGTCTATGGAGTAACTCTCACTCCCACGTCAGGCTCCGTTTACTTGTTAATATTTTGTTCATTATATACAGTAAGCAAAGAAGAAAAACCATCActaatatctttttaatttaatacctTTCATACCATTTTCATTAATAAATATTATCTTTTTTGaagttttgagtttatttttccgttcttttcttttaatctttgTTTCTTTTGGTTGCTTAAAAGACTTGAAATTGTCAATTAGTTTAATAGTTGAGTCGATTATGCTTCACTTAATTTgtcaataaatttaatagttgTTGGCTTATGATTGATGGGGTTTTTAAAGGTAATTTTCAGTCACAGTATAAATTTTACAGAGCAGTTTTACAAAGAGTACGAATTCCACTTTGGTCAGAAGAATCTGATTGTTATTGGCTAAAATGATGTATTAGTCAGTTCATCTTGTTTCTAGAGAACTCAACAAAGATGCTGATAGGCTagtaaaaattatgtaaattttaatgGTGGCCTTCAATTTTTTGTAAAGCCTCTAAGGGTGTTTGGGTAtatctcttttaaaaattttggacaCTTTAAAAGTATTACATTAGAAAATTTGATAAAGTTGAATAAAAGAGTTGAAGGAGTCATTGTTGCAGAAATGAATGAAGTTGTCCCCCTTCTCTTGCAGCGTCAAATGTTGTTCCATTTCTATGGGAATAAATGTCGTATTCGTTTtaattttcaaacttaatcaaatCTTACTCATATTCGTTATTGCACTCTTTAACCCAACAACATTTTCACTATTTACATACAATTAAACACAACCATACATGTTTCTTAATTTGCAAAAGAGAAAACATGAATCAAGCACTGAGTAGTTCAGATTAATCGATTCATgtaatcttttttaaaatatggcatttaatagatttgagatctgagTCCTATATAAAAAAACACACAAAACTTAATTATACATGTTTCTTTTCCCATCAAATTACCTACCCGGTGTAGCCCAAGACATATACAGCTTTCGACCAACATGGTCCAACTTTTGATAGTATGCATTCCTCCAAGACCTGATGAAAAACAAGGGAGCCACTACaccccaaaatcccattacaaagccAATAACTATGCTGACATAAAGCCAATACACGTTACTTCCTTCACTTCTGCTTCCATTATTTGCAACATCAGTTGGAGTACTGTTTGTGCTGCAATCTTTAGAGAGAGGAGGTCCGCAAAGATGATTGCTCATGTAAGATAAGTTTTCAAAGCTTTGAAGTTGAGTACTTGTTGGGATTCGCCCTGTCAAGTTGTTGTAGGAGACATTGAAGCAATTTAAGAAATTCAAATTGGAGAAACTTGAAGGGATTTCACCATTCAATTGATTCATCGACAAATCAAGAGATTCCAATTTTATGTTGCCAATTTCGTCCGGTATATTTCCTATTAGGAGATTCCTTGATAGATTCAATGACCGTAGCTCCACGAGACTTCCAAGTTCTTTTGGGATCTCTCCTATGAGTCTATTAGTTGAAAGGCACATGCTCGTAACAAGACCTAGTGTGGTACTGTATACATACTGTCGTCCTTTCAGCACTAAGAATGctcttaaataaaagaaattattagtaCTGATACTCGACCACTGAAACATATAGGATTTTTGGTTGCCTTTGTTAGCCATTGCACTCAAATTACTAAAGCATTTCGGAATAGCTCCTGAAATGTTGTTATCGCCAAGGTCCAAGATCCTAAGAGATTGAAGTTGACAAATTTTTTGAGGAATGTGTCCGTTAAAGTTATTCGATCGAAGGCTTAGCATCTCAAGTTTTGAGAGTTTGTCCCCAATCCATGCTGGTACACTCCCACTGAAATGATTGTCACTGAGATCAAGCATAATCAAACTAGTAGAAAGTTGCAACGTAGATGGTAATTCTCCAAACATGCCATTGTTACGAAGGCTTAGCACTAAAAGATTTAAACGTCCTAAAGAAGGTGGGATTTTCCCAGTCAAATTGTTGTCTTCCAAATTTAAGTAACCCAAACCTCGCCAATGATTCCAGCAATCAGGGATTTCTCCAGAGAGAAGATTTCTTTCAATGGCAAGACATTCCATCGGTCCCTCTCTATATGAATTACAAACTAATTCAAAAAGCGGACctgaaaatgaattatttgacAAAATTAAATGTTGTAAAGTTGGGAATACTCTTGGCAAAGGGCCTGTGAATCGGTTTGATCTCAAGTCAACAATTTCTCTCACGTGCAAGTATGAAATCCCTCCAGTAAGTTGATTACATGAAAGATTTACATATTCAAATTGAGTGGACAAGTTTAAAAGCCAAGTGGGCAATATATCTGAAATTCCTGCTTCGGAGATATCTAAAACAGACAAATTCTTTTGGAATTTCAACCATCGGGGAAACTTTGGGCCAAGATGCCATTGACTCAATTTGATAATTCGACATTGAAACGGGGGAATCCAGCTTGATTTTGGTTCAAATCTCAGCCTGTTCTGTGATGCCTCTAGAGTTGTCAATCTGGTGAGATTAGaaaaatgggtttctgatacAACTCCTTCCAATAGGTTAAACCCCAAATTTACAGTCTCCAAACTTTCCAGTTGTCCAAAACATAGaggaaaattaccatttaatTGATTTTCTGAAACATCAAAGAACTTCAAAGATGATAACTCCCCTATGGACAATGG is part of the Gossypium hirsutum isolate 1008001.06 chromosome D11, Gossypium_hirsutum_v2.1, whole genome shotgun sequence genome and encodes:
- the LOC107930918 gene encoding receptor-like protein EIX2 translates to MVGTIATMKSVTITLFPFLLVIVAICFSFCDATSDVLCIESERKALLKFKNDLVDPSNRLSSWVEDGDCCKWLGVVCHNTTGHINQLHLAAPLSVPHFDASVAEWETYHTSKNNSTLRGKINSSLLELKHLSSLDLSNNNFRSNIPKFLGMLGSLTYLNLSHAQFQGGIPHNLGNLSKLQYLDLGGNDLKPRSLQWVSGLSSLQYLDLSDADLRKATDWLQVTFEHSSLLELHLSACSLEDDPFPISVNSTKSLVILDLSENNFSSVPMSIFFLHGLVSIDLSGNSLEGPIPDYFRNISFLEVLDLSRNSLNSSTPNSLFSLSHLQFLNLSSNEIDQDISEILLSLSRCCLDCLESLDMAHNHLFGHLIDQLGHFKNLAHLSLAGNNISGPIPLSIGELSSLKFFDVSENQLNGNFPLCFGQLESLETVNLGFNLLEGVVSETHFSNLTRLTTLEASQNRLRFEPKSSWIPPFQCRIIKLSQWHLGPKFPRWLKFQKNLSVLDISEAGISDILPTWLLNLSTQFEYVNLSCNQLTGGISYLHVREIVDLRSNRFTGPLPRVFPTLQHLILSNNSFSGPLFELVCNSYREGPMECLAIERNLLSGEIPDCWNHWRGLGYLNLEDNNLTGKIPPSLGRLNLLVLSLRNNGMFGELPSTLQLSTSLIMLDLSDNHFSGSVPAWIGDKLSKLEMLSLRSNNFNGHIPQKICQLQSLRILDLGDNNISGAIPKCFSNLSAMANKGNQKSYMFQWSSISTNNFFYLRAFLVLKGRQYVYSTTLGLVTSMCLSTNRLIGEIPKELGSLVELRSLNLSRNLLIGNIPDEIGNIKLESLDLSMNQLNGEIPSSFSNLNFLNCFNVSYNNLTGRIPTSTQLQSFENLSYMSNHLCGPPLSKDCSTNSTPTDVANNGSRSEGSNVYWLYVSIVIGFVMGFWGVVAPLFFIRSWRNAYYQKLDHVGRKLYMSWATPGR